ATATGCCTATCCGAATATCGGCGAACTGACGGATGTCGGCGGCTACCGAATGAACGCCGTCCATATCGAGCGTCCCGAAAATGCGGATCTTCCGGCGCTCGTCTTCATTCACGGCGCCAGCGGCAATCTGCTCGACCAAATCGTTGCCTTCCGCGCCGATCTCGAAGGCCGGGCGGAAATGCTGTTCGTCGATCGTCCCGGCCACGGTTATTCCGAACGCGGCGGTCCTGAAAACGCGGTTCCTTCCGGTCAGGCCGATGCGATCGCCAGGCTGATGGAAAAGCGCGGCATCGAAAGGGCTGTTATCGTCGGCCATTCCTTCGGCGGTGCGATCGTAGCCGCCTTCGGCCTGCGCCATCCCGATAAGACATCAGGCCTGCTCTTCCTCGCACCCGCCACCCACCCTTGGCCCGGCGGCATCGACTGGTATTATCACGTCGCAACCGTGCCGGTCCTCGGCTGGCTCTTCAACCACGCGATCGTCGTGCCCCTCGGGCTGAGCCGGGTGGAACGCGGCACACTGAATATTTTCCGCCCCAATCCACGCCCGGCCGATTACATCGAAAAGACCGGTCCGTCGCTGGTGCTGCGACCCAACGCTTTCCACAGCAACGCGGCCGATTTTAAAAGACTGCTTGCCTATGTGAAGGAACAGTCGCCGCTCTATGCGCGGATCACCGCGCCGACCGTGATCATAACAGGCGACAGCGACGAGATCGTGTGGGAGCACCTGCATTCGCGCGGCCTGGCCCGCGACATAACAGGCTCCGAGCTCATTACCGTTCGCGGTGTCGGCCACAAGCCGGATTATCTCGCAACCGATGTCGCCATTGCCGCCATCGAAAAAATCGCCGGCAAGCCACGCGACCTGCAGGCAATCGCCCGCAGAGCCGAAGAGAGACTTGCCGCCGCATCACGCGATCAAACGCTTGGAACCGTACCCTCGTTGGGGCCTGGCGCCCTGCACGGCGTATGACCTCTCCGGCTCGCGTTTCTCGGCGGCAACGCTGCAGTCCTTTGTTTTTATACATGTCGTTATCCCGGAACCGCTGCACACTTCCGGGCAACATGCATTAAACCTGCATCAGGCGCTGAGACGCACACCGCCGTCGCAGGTGATGACGTGGCCGCTCATGAAGCCGTTTCCGATCAGGAAGGCGATCGCCTCCGCGATGTCCTCGGGCCTGCCGACGCGGCCGACCGGCGTGCGGCTGGCAAAGTCCGCAAACACGCCGCCACGCTGCTCGGGCGGCAGGAAACCCCACCACGGCGTATCGACGACCCCAGGTGAAACGCCGTTGACGCGCAGCGGCTTCAATTCGGCGGCCAGCACCGGCACCATCGCCTCGATGCCGGCATTGACGGCCGCAAGGCCAGCCGTGCCGGGCATCGCGGCTTGCGCGCTGACCGCCGAAACGAAAGTGATGCTGCCGCCCGGCTCAAGCACTGGCAATGCCGCCTGCGCCGCCGCGGCATGCGGAATGAGCTTGCTCTGGAACCCGGCAAGCAGATCCGCCATGTCGAGCGTCGCAAAAGGTCCGGCGCCGTGACCACTGCCCATCGCCAGCACCAGATGACCGAACGCGCCAATTCCGGCGAAGGCCTGCCCGAGTGTGGAAAAATCCGTCGCATCAAGCACGAGGCTGCGCAGATCGCCGTCGAGCGATGCTTTTGCTGCGGCAAGCTTTTCGCCGTCGCGGCCCGCAATGGTGACCGTATATCCCTGTTTCAAAAGTAATTTCGCCGTGGCGAGGCCGATGCCGGAAGAACCGCCGATGACGACGACATGCTGTAAAGACATGATGCTGCTCCTAAATTAATCGAGCCGCAGGCGCTTCGACCACCAGCGACGCCTGCATCATGCGCCGCCTGGAAACGTCAAACAGTTCTGTTTTTATCCTGGTATCGATACTGATATGATCCCTGGCATGGACCAGAGAGCCGACACATTCGAAGCCCGCCGCCGTGAATTCGCGGCCTTCCTGCGCTCTCGTCGCGAGCGGCTGACGCCATTCGAGGTCGGCTTGCCAGAGGGTTTTCGGCGACGCACGCCGGGTTTGAGGCGTGAGGAGCTCGCCATGCTCGCCGGCGTCGGCACTACCTGGTACACATGGCTGGAACAGGGCCGCGACGTCCGCCCCTCCGCACAGGTGCTCAATGCCCTTGCCGATGCGCTGCGTCTCGACGAGGCCGAACGCCAACATCTCTTCACCCTCAATGACCGCCAGGCGTCGCAGACAGTATCCAGCATACCCGAATGCGTCGACGAACCGCTGCAGCGCATACTCGCCAACCTCACGCACCAACCGGCCTATGTGCTTGGCCGCCGCTGGGATGTGCTCGCCTGGAACCGCGCCGCCGAAGTACTCTTCGGCGGTTATGACACGCTCGACCGTGACGAGCGCAACATCATGCATCGCCTCTTCGCCGACCCGACGCATTGTCGGCTCCTCGTCGATTGGGAGGCGGTTGCCCGCGTCTCGCTGGCGATGTTTCGCGCCGACAGCGCGCGTTATGCCGGTGATCCGGATTTCGAGCGACTGATCGCCCTGCTGAAACAGGCAAGCTCTGAATTTCGTGACTGGTGGCAGCGCCACGAAGTCGTCAGCCCGCTGTCGGGTATCAAGCGCATCGACCATCCTGTAAAAGGCCGCATGTGCTTCGAGCATACAGCGCTGACGCTGACGAGCCGGCCGGAGATGAAGCTCGTTGTCTATACCCCGCTGGATGATGAGGACACCAACCGGAAACTCGCCGAGCTTCTTGCCTAAAGCAAAACCCTCGCATTGCCTCGGGCCGCCGCAGCCCCATATGCTTCCCATCATTGTCCACTAGAGGGGAAGTCATGGGCCGCCTGCATATCGGGACGATCTCCGTCATATCAGCCCTGTCGCTGTGCCTGACTCCGGCGCTCGCCGCCTCGTCTGCCCCTGTCGAAGCCGAGCACGGCATGGTCGTCACTGCCCAGCATCTGGCGACCAATGTCGGCGTCGAGGTGCTGAAGGGCGGCGGCAATGCCGTCGATGCAGCCGTCGCCGTCGGTTATGCGCTGGCGGTCGTCTATCCCTCGGCCGGCAACCTCGGCGGCGGCGGCTTCATGACCATCCGCCTGAAGGACGGCACGAAGACCTTCCTCGA
This Rhizobium sp. NZLR1 DNA region includes the following protein-coding sequences:
- a CDS encoding SDR family oxidoreductase, yielding MSLQHVVVIGGSSGIGLATAKLLLKQGYTVTIAGRDGEKLAAAKASLDGDLRSLVLDATDFSTLGQAFAGIGAFGHLVLAMGSGHGAGPFATLDMADLLAGFQSKLIPHAAAAQAALPVLEPGGSITFVSAVSAQAAMPGTAGLAAVNAGIEAMVPVLAAELKPLRVNGVSPGVVDTPWWGFLPPEQRGGVFADFASRTPVGRVGRPEDIAEAIAFLIGNGFMSGHVITCDGGVRLSA
- a CDS encoding helix-turn-helix transcriptional regulator translates to MIPGMDQRADTFEARRREFAAFLRSRRERLTPFEVGLPEGFRRRTPGLRREELAMLAGVGTTWYTWLEQGRDVRPSAQVLNALADALRLDEAERQHLFTLNDRQASQTVSSIPECVDEPLQRILANLTHQPAYVLGRRWDVLAWNRAAEVLFGGYDTLDRDERNIMHRLFADPTHCRLLVDWEAVARVSLAMFRADSARYAGDPDFERLIALLKQASSEFRDWWQRHEVVSPLSGIKRIDHPVKGRMCFEHTALTLTSRPEMKLVVYTPLDDEDTNRKLAELLA
- a CDS encoding alpha/beta hydrolase, which encodes MFAEVSALLAPLAAAIGFSSYKARQFEYAYPNIGELTDVGGYRMNAVHIERPENADLPALVFIHGASGNLLDQIVAFRADLEGRAEMLFVDRPGHGYSERGGPENAVPSGQADAIARLMEKRGIERAVIVGHSFGGAIVAAFGLRHPDKTSGLLFLAPATHPWPGGIDWYYHVATVPVLGWLFNHAIVVPLGLSRVERGTLNIFRPNPRPADYIEKTGPSLVLRPNAFHSNAADFKRLLAYVKEQSPLYARITAPTVIITGDSDEIVWEHLHSRGLARDITGSELITVRGVGHKPDYLATDVAIAAIEKIAGKPRDLQAIARRAEERLAAASRDQTLGTVPSLGPGALHGV